The following nucleotide sequence is from Triticum dicoccoides isolate Atlit2015 ecotype Zavitan chromosome 7B, WEW_v2.0, whole genome shotgun sequence.
CCGGCAGGAGTGAACCTTATGTTGCCCCTTATCTTTATCCACCATGATCCTGATATCTGGGGAAAAGACGCAAGCGAATTCAATCCACAGAGGTTTGCTGATGGCATCTCAAATGCAGCGAAGCATCCGGCGGCGTTCTTCCCGTTTGGAGGGGGTCCTCGGATCTGCATCGGTCAGAACTTTGCGTTGCTGGAAGCAAAGATGGCTCTGAGCACCATCCTCCAGCGCTTCTCGTTCGAGCTCTCGCCGTCCTACATCCACGCACCGTACACCGTGTTAATCCTGCAGCCACAGCACGGTGCTCAAATTAGGCTGAAGAGGATATGAGCATGCTTTCTCATGGGGCAGTGAATTTACTTACGTGCTGTGTATAGTTTAAAGTTTTAGCTTTCGGCTGAATAAAAATGCAACCAGGTTTACATGTTGtgtaatttttattttgaaataCCTGGATGAATGTAAATGTAGTTTCAGTTGAACTGTCGTTTGCTTCAGTTCATTATAGTTCTGCAAGTCTGTAACTGTCATTACGACTGCAGGCAATTCTGAAATATAGTAGTGGTACTGCTGTACTGTACTAATATGCTACTAGTTAGCATCcctccattagttttcaaatcgacCCCTACAAGATTTCGATTGATTTTCAGGTGGTGAGCTGGCCTCAAATTGTAGAGTAATTGAGAATTTCAGAGCAAAATAAGTAGAGCACGCACAGCAAACTGGAACACCGAGCGGCTTCCTCTACCATTTGTTCCGTAGAACCCATGCGCAGCCGCGCcgctatttctttttctttttcttttcgccTTGGACTTATATCTTGCTTGAGGTGCACGAGCACCTCATCCGGCGGAACGTCACGCCACACCCGCTGCGCCGCCGCCTTGTGGCCGAGCTTGGCAAAGCAGTCCGCCACCTTGTTGCCATCCCGGCCCACGTGCGTCACGGTCACCTTGCCGAGCGGCGGGAGCATCTTGGTGATCGCCGTGAACTGCTTCATGTCCTCCTTCGCCCGGACACACGCACGGCTCGCGATGGCATCGGCGGCAGTCTCGAAGTCGCCCTCGATGGAGATGCCAAGCCGCCCGTTCTCCAGAGCCAGTTCGAGTCCACGCCTGAGCGCGACCAGCTCAGCAACGGAGCTCGTGGCCTTGACGATCCGCCCCCCGTAGCCCAGGAAAAACTTGCCTTTGTGATCGCGGAACACGCCGCCGAATGCCCCGATGCTGGCACGCCTGGACTCGTCGTGCTTGGACGAGCCATCAAAATTCAGTTTCAGACGCCTCGCCTTAGGCTTCCTGCGCATGTTGACAGATCCCCGCTGTTTGCACAGACGCGAATCACTCGACATCACCTTACCGTTTGCCTGAATAGACGGTTTACTCTTCGAGTGTAAATTTGGTGCAGGTGGCTTGGAGAGGCCGTGAAGGTTTTTATTCAACTTTTTCTTCTTGGATAGTGGTGGTGCCTTGTCAACCGCCAAAGttccaagtgttggtgcaggtggatTAGCGCACATTTCTGCAGTTGCCTGAGAGAGAAGTAAAACGAAATGTAACTCTCCAACGGGAATGGGTAGGCCAAACTAAAatagacaaaacctaatctcataaACATTATAGTAAGGTATAATGTCAAGTTTCAGTATAAGGCTGCAACTACAAACTGCTACAAACATTTTCAGCACATGTGTAACGAAACATTGTTTTACCTTCTTTCTCTTTTTGTTGTTGGACCTCTGCGGTTTCATGACGGCCTCGTCGGCTACTTGGTGCCCCTCCCGGAGCTCGCCGGTGCTCTTTCCCTTTCCATATCCTTTTTTGGACCATGGAGGATACACATGGAGCTCGCCGGCACCCTGGTGCTCCCCCTGACCCACGGTAGCAGCTTGCTGCTTCTTCTCGAACTTTCCATTGTCCTTGTACTCGTCTCAGACCTCGCCAGTTCCATGCTCCTCCTCCCGGTCCTCGATGTTGGccggagcttcttcatgtgcttctTTCTGGCCACCCCGATCCATCGCGACTGGCACAGGAGAAATGGTGCATCAATATTACCTAGCACCAATAAACAAACCAACCCTCGAGTGCAAGTTCTAAGTACAGTAGACCTCAACAATCACTGAGCAAAAAATTTGCTGGCCTACTCAGATAGCAGTAAAACTGAAGATAGCTGAAGTTCATAGCTAAAAACCAAGACTACAAGTACAAATTTACTGCCTCGGTCATCTCCTAATCCCTAAAGTTCAGACCTAATCCAAATGGATAAACATATCTGTAAAATACAAGCAGAAGACCTTCTATTTCTAATCTCTCTGCATATACAAGTCCACTGGGTGTGCCGTATGCAAATGCTGCCCAGGCCCAGGCGATGCCCATGGTGGCGACGCCGTCCCGGGTCGAAACGGCCAACAAGCTTACATTACCATCCTACTCCTAGAAGTTCACGGAAATATTACGATTTTTCCAGTTAAGCACAAGGAGAGAGGAGCAGGGGGGAgtacctggcggcggcggcggcggcggcgcgatatTGGCGGAGAAGTCCCCGGAGGCTGCGTGCGGTTGGAATCAAGCCGCAGCGGCGGAAGTCGAGCGCTGCGCTGGCTTGTAGAGTGGCGTCGGAGGAGGGATTTTGAGCTGCGGCGGCGGGAGTCGAGCGGCAGCGGAGGAAGGAGTGGAGCGACGGCGGCGGGAGTCGCCGTCAAGATCTGTTTTTTTTTTAAACTGTCGGTGTGGCTTTTGTTTTTCAAAACGGCAGCGGAGAAATCTGGCTGCCCCCATGTCTCGCTTCAAGAGCCTCGTTTTTTTCTGtgttttttaattttctgtttgttttttgctttaatttttttattttagtttatACTTTAAAATTGTATATTACAAACACACTCCacaaaaaatatttgaaaatgttgaccaagcatttgaaaaatgttaaatgtgtatagagaaaatgtttatcatgtatacaaaagacaatgtgtatgaaaaaatttgatcatgtattaaaaaatgctaATCAagaatttgaatttttttggaataagtatttgaaaattttaaatcaagcatttgaaaaagttaaatgtgtataaaaaatgttgaccatgtattaaaaaaagaagaaaaaaagcttATGTATATgagaatattaatcaagcattttaaacatgttgaacaagtatttataaaatgttaataaaacatttttaaaatgctaaatgt
It contains:
- the LOC119339243 gene encoding uncharacterized protein LOC119339243; protein product: MDRGGQKEAHEEAPANIEDREEEHGTGEATAEMCANPPAPTLGTLAVDKAPPLSKKKKLNKNLHGLSKPPAPNLHSKSKPSIQANGKVMSSDSRLCKQRGSVNMRRKPKARRLKLNFDGSSKHDESRRASIGAFGGVFRDHKGKFFLGYGGRIVKATSSVAELVALRRGLELALENGRLGISIEGDFETAADAIASRACVRAKEDMKQFTAITKMLPPLGKVTVTHVGRDGNKVADCFAKLGHKAAAQRVWRDVPPDEVLVHLKQDISPRRKEKEKEIAARLRMGSTEQMVEEAARCSSLLCVLYLFCSEILNYSTI